In one Nicotiana sylvestris chromosome 8, ASM39365v2, whole genome shotgun sequence genomic region, the following are encoded:
- the LOC104249842 gene encoding uncharacterized protein encodes MPMFKRPKVFAIRSFPEGFTRFAKHVIEKTEEDIDNEVEIESIGSHEPDAEVRGKLVFGEKNVISSGVQAMNVEPIVISEQKADAELGIHMPEDLKDGKKIARTEPIECGSTEHVDLIKVVDTHKQNARVDNGAYLHLVDKLKSGECDMTKLKRCKVYAVRDFPKDFKNYEDVDQKSQEDYVQESGDIHVDHKYKEDHVKETNDDSNKHLKVDFGCQGDLVDPVVDAISCVEEFEEQEPEVTIDLEEVIQSDVDLELHEAFEDEETIAQFECREHDNNSCGFPKRRKMYATRDFPDAFKIFKSHKEASGKNQDHRAADKLAGNIEATCDSQDDVERMNNNVIPDSRATLRCPSMTSKSYQSDIKSHQNKGKSKSKGKGVAPKRKQSEKSAPITVILALTAPTKCQCRPGQTYSRTKATAKNA; translated from the coding sequence ATGCCCATGTTTAAGCGACCAAAGGTATTCGCAATACGTAGTTTTCCAGAAGGTTTTACGCGATTTGCTAAACATGTTATAGAGAAAACTGAGGAAGATATTGATAATGAAGTAGAAATTGAATCTATAGGGTCTCACGAGCCGGATGCTGAGGTTCGGGGAAAGTTAGTGTTTGGTGAAAAGAATGTCATATCCTCCGGAGTTCAAGCTATGAATGTTGAGCCAATTGTTATTTCTGAACAAAAGGCAGATGCAGAATTAGGTATTCATATGCCAGAGGATCTGAAGGATGGTAAAAAAATTGCTCGAACCGAACCTATTGAGTGTGGAAGCACTGAGCATGTAGACTTGATTAAGGTTGTGGATACACATAAGCAGAATGCTCGGGTGGACAATGGAGCTTATCTTCACCTGGTCGACAAGTTGAAATCGGGAGAATGTGATATGACCAAGCTAAAGAGGTGTAAGGTTTACGCAGTTCGTGATTTTCCAAAGGATTTTAAGAATTATGAGGACGTTGACCAGAAATCCCAAGAGGATTATGTGCAGGAATCTGGTGATATCCATGTTGATCATAAATATAAAGAGGATCATGTTAAGGAAACAAATGATGACTCTAATAAACATTTGAAGGTTGATTTTGGATGTCAAGGAGATTTAGTGGATCCTGTTGTCGATGCAATATCATGTGTAGAAGAATTTGAGGAACAGGAGCCTGAGGTGACAATTGATTTAGAGGAAGTAATACAATCGGATGTAGATTTGGAGTTGCATGAGGCTTTCGAGGATGAAGAAACCATCGCCCAGTTTGAATGCAGGGAGCATGATAATAACAGTTGTGGGTTTCCAAAAAGACGTAAAATGTATGCAACTCGTGATTTTCCAGATGCATTTAAGATCTTTAAATCGCATAAGGAGGCATCGGGCAAAAATCAGGATCACCGAGCAGCTGACAAATTGGCAGGGAATATTGAAGCAACCTGTGATTCCCAAGATGATGTAGAACGCATGAATAATAATGTTATTCCGGATTCAAGGGCTACACTAAGATGTCCCAGCATGACAAGCAAATCCTACCAATCAGATATTAAATCTCATCAAAACAAAGGCAAAAGCAAAAGCAAAGGCAAAGGCGTAGCTCCAAAGCGAAAACAGAG